A window of Myxococcus xanthus contains these coding sequences:
- a CDS encoding winged helix-turn-helix domain-containing protein, producing MEERRLFAASLLKSGWRPVDVADECGVTRGAVSQWCKALAQGGVRRLRRKPHQGRPSRLSSSEWKQVARAFKAGAVRAVFPTERWTLPRIARLIEQRWGVRYHPRSLSRPLHRLGFSAHRPRPQARERDDALIEAWGRRDWPRIKKGLEEAGGRLPSWMRRVTRFGPAWAPPGRRWGKSESSSV from the coding sequence ATGGAGGAGCGGCGACTGTTCGCCGCTTCGCTGCTGAAATCGGGTTGGCGCCCAGTGGACGTAGCGGACGAGTGCGGCGTCACCCGAGGAGCGGTGTCGCAGTGGTGCAAAGCCCTCGCGCAAGGAGGCGTCAGGAGGCTGCGGCGCAAGCCGCATCAGGGCCGGCCCTCACGGCTGAGCTCCTCGGAGTGGAAGCAAGTGGCCCGAGCATTCAAGGCCGGCGCCGTTCGGGCCGTCTTTCCCACGGAGCGATGGACCCTTCCACGCATCGCACGTCTCATCGAGCAACGCTGGGGCGTGCGGTACCACCCGCGCTCCTTGTCGAGGCCACTGCATCGGCTGGGGTTCTCCGCGCACCGCCCTCGTCCCCAGGCTCGCGAGCGGGATGATGCGCTCATCGAAGCCTGGGGAAGAAGAGACTGGCCTCGCATCAAAAAGGGGCTCGAAGAAGCAGGAGGACGATTGCCTTCTTGGATGAGACGGGTCACACGTTTCGGGCCCGCCTGGGCACCACCTGGGCGCCGGTGGGGCAAGTCCGAGTCCTCAAGCGTCTGA
- a CDS encoding S9 family peptidase, whose protein sequence is MRILLTALVLLSAPVLAQPKSVPTPKAAPKSDGFIRQLVETRYFNIGRPMGTSFTPDEQTLFFLRNPEGSRALALHAFDVATGQTREHLTAERLLQRARENLAVEPKARQEPARVSSRGLSSYALSEDGEKLLVGLSGKQYIVTRASGKVTELKTGPGAMDVRFSPDATQVAYVRGHDVYRLDLATNIEHQVTKGGTEEKSHGLAEFIATSEMMRFSGYWWSPDGKALAYTESDTSGVEKLAIADALHPENDARRLAFPRAGKANARVRLGIIPITGGKTTWVRWDVEKYPYLATVRWPAKGPLTVLVQNRLQTEELLLAVDPRTGSTRTLLVERDDAWLTLHQTFPHWLEDGSGFLWYTERNGAGEVELRDASGKFVRSLVPPGAGFYDMAGYVEKDGTVYFTGGPTSDERYVWRLSPGGRPTRVTSESPALELARMSKRGGLLAITSEGPRRMRHTTVMKADGTRVGELPSVAMEPPFQPRVEVRYVGKERYPTSLVRPRDAKPGVKLPVIVDIYAGPGIPMVYQSMQQHLTNQWLADEGFIVVKLDGRGVSPTADAKLRKPKYDWPRLLLDEQVAALRALAAEVPEMDLSRVGITGASNGGYMSALAVLTRPDVFKAAVAVSSVTDWRDYDSHLTERFFGLPDEHPQAYEQASLLTHVKADQPMGKLLFIHGTADDNVLFFHALKLSDALFRAGQPHEFLPLSGMPHMVFDPVLAERMWEETARYFKRHL, encoded by the coding sequence ATGCGAATCCTCCTCACCGCTCTGGTCCTGCTGAGCGCTCCAGTCCTCGCCCAGCCCAAGTCCGTGCCCACTCCGAAGGCGGCGCCGAAGTCGGACGGCTTCATCCGCCAGCTCGTGGAGACGCGCTACTTCAACATCGGCCGTCCCATGGGCACGAGCTTCACCCCGGACGAGCAGACGCTCTTCTTCCTGCGCAATCCGGAGGGCTCACGCGCCCTCGCGCTCCACGCGTTCGACGTGGCCACGGGACAGACGCGCGAGCACCTCACCGCGGAGCGCCTTCTGCAGCGTGCCCGGGAGAACCTCGCCGTCGAGCCGAAGGCGCGCCAGGAGCCCGCGCGTGTGTCCTCGCGGGGCCTGAGCTCCTATGCCCTGTCCGAGGACGGCGAGAAGTTGCTCGTGGGCTTGTCCGGCAAGCAGTACATCGTCACGCGCGCGTCCGGGAAGGTGACGGAGCTGAAGACGGGCCCCGGCGCCATGGACGTGCGCTTCTCTCCCGATGCCACCCAGGTGGCCTATGTGCGGGGGCATGACGTGTATCGCCTGGACCTGGCCACGAACATCGAGCACCAGGTGACGAAGGGCGGCACGGAGGAGAAGAGCCACGGGCTGGCGGAGTTCATCGCCACGAGCGAGATGATGCGCTTCTCCGGCTACTGGTGGAGCCCGGACGGAAAGGCCCTGGCCTACACGGAGTCCGACACGAGCGGCGTGGAGAAGCTCGCCATCGCGGACGCGCTCCACCCGGAGAACGATGCGCGGCGGCTCGCCTTCCCGCGCGCCGGCAAGGCCAACGCCCGGGTGCGCCTGGGTATCATCCCCATCACAGGCGGCAAGACGACGTGGGTGCGCTGGGACGTGGAGAAGTATCCCTACCTCGCCACGGTGCGCTGGCCGGCGAAGGGCCCTCTGACGGTGCTGGTGCAGAACCGGCTCCAGACGGAGGAGCTCCTGCTCGCGGTGGACCCGAGGACGGGGAGCACGCGCACGCTGCTCGTGGAGAGGGACGACGCTTGGCTCACGCTGCACCAGACGTTCCCCCACTGGCTGGAGGATGGAAGCGGCTTCCTCTGGTACACAGAGCGCAACGGCGCTGGCGAAGTGGAGCTGCGCGACGCCTCGGGCAAGTTCGTGCGCTCGCTCGTGCCGCCCGGCGCGGGCTTCTATGACATGGCGGGCTACGTTGAGAAGGACGGCACCGTCTACTTCACCGGCGGCCCAACCTCCGACGAGCGCTACGTGTGGCGCCTGAGCCCGGGCGGGAGGCCCACCCGCGTCACCTCGGAGAGCCCGGCGCTGGAGCTGGCCCGGATGTCCAAGCGGGGCGGCTTGCTGGCCATCACGTCCGAGGGCCCCCGGCGCATGCGTCACACCACTGTGATGAAGGCGGACGGCACTCGCGTGGGCGAGCTGCCCTCGGTGGCAATGGAGCCGCCGTTCCAGCCGCGAGTGGAGGTGCGGTACGTGGGCAAGGAGCGCTACCCCACGTCGCTGGTGCGTCCTCGCGACGCGAAGCCCGGCGTGAAGCTGCCCGTCATCGTGGACATCTACGCGGGGCCCGGCATCCCCATGGTGTACCAGAGCATGCAGCAGCACCTCACCAACCAGTGGCTCGCGGACGAGGGCTTCATCGTGGTGAAACTGGACGGGCGAGGAGTTTCGCCCACCGCCGACGCGAAGCTGCGCAAGCCGAAGTACGACTGGCCCCGGCTGCTGCTGGACGAGCAGGTGGCCGCGCTGCGCGCGCTCGCGGCCGAGGTGCCGGAAATGGACCTGAGCCGCGTGGGCATCACTGGCGCGAGCAACGGCGGCTACATGTCCGCGCTGGCCGTGCTCACCCGCCCGGACGTCTTCAAGGCCGCGGTGGCCGTGTCCTCAGTGACGGACTGGCGCGACTACGACTCACACCTGACGGAGCGCTTCTTCGGCCTACCCGACGAGCACCCCCAGGCCTACGAGCAGGCCTCGCTCCTTACTCACGTGAAGGCCGACCAGCCCATGGGAAAGCTCCTGTTCATCCATGGCACTGCGGACGACAACGTCCTCTTCTTCCACGCCCTCAAGCTTTCGGACGCGCTGTTTCGGGCGGGCCAGCCCCACGAGTTCCTGCCCCTCAGCGGCATGCCGCACATGGTGTTCGACCCGGTGCTGGCCGAGCGCATGTGGGAGGAGACCGCGCGCTACTTCAAGCGGCATCTCTAA
- a CDS encoding class I SAM-dependent methyltransferase — protein MTFFRAHATPRRLARLLLCLVTAATGGCRSEGGEEKRPEPSRTPTEAPAAEQPADLHGLGGVEGVQASYDQSRQPARFIAALGITPGQRIADVGAGLGYFTQRLSEAVGPAGQVVATDINDEALKRLRARMSERKNVVVRKVEPDEPGLEPGAYDLILLSEVDHFLSDRVAYLTRLRLALTPNGRIAVTHLRAMRPPLVAAAQQAGYSIVSEYDGLPDHYLLFLQPASSR, from the coding sequence ATGACTTTCTTTCGTGCCCATGCAACGCCCCGTCGTCTCGCGCGGCTGCTGCTCTGTCTGGTGACGGCCGCGACAGGCGGATGTCGCTCCGAGGGCGGAGAGGAAAAGCGCCCCGAGCCATCCCGGACGCCGACGGAGGCCCCCGCGGCGGAGCAGCCCGCCGACCTCCATGGCCTCGGAGGGGTCGAAGGCGTGCAGGCCTCGTATGACCAGTCCCGTCAGCCTGCCAGGTTCATCGCCGCGCTGGGAATTACGCCGGGACAGCGGATTGCCGATGTCGGAGCGGGCCTGGGCTACTTCACGCAGCGACTCTCGGAGGCCGTCGGTCCGGCGGGACAGGTGGTCGCGACCGACATCAACGACGAGGCCCTCAAGCGGCTTCGCGCACGGATGTCCGAGCGGAAGAACGTCGTGGTGCGCAAGGTGGAACCGGACGAGCCAGGCCTCGAACCCGGCGCGTACGACCTCATCCTTCTCTCCGAGGTGGACCACTTCCTCTCGGACCGTGTGGCCTACCTGACCAGGCTGCGTCTCGCCCTCACCCCGAATGGCCGTATCGCGGTGACGCACCTTCGGGCGATGCGCCCGCCGCTCGTCGCCGCCGCCCAGCAGGCGGGCTACTCCATCGTGTCCGAGTACGACGGCCTTCCGGACCACTACCTGCTGTTCCTGCAGCCCGCGTCCAGTCGATGA
- a CDS encoding GNAT family N-acetyltransferase — protein sequence MTAGATFTFIHPGHPLYAGEMELRFRVLREPLGYTRDDVAFPFEADSLHLVAHQEEGVLGCVLFNPEDAHGGRLFQMAVASHLQGQGLGARLVRTLEAELVRRGFTHVHLHAREPAVPFYERLGYAVFGAPYTEVGVPHRNMRKTLGA from the coding sequence GTGACGGCCGGCGCCACCTTCACCTTCATCCACCCCGGGCATCCGCTCTACGCGGGCGAGATGGAGCTGCGCTTCCGCGTGCTGCGCGAGCCGCTCGGCTACACCCGTGACGACGTCGCCTTTCCCTTCGAGGCGGACAGCCTGCACCTGGTGGCGCACCAGGAGGAGGGGGTGCTCGGCTGCGTCCTCTTCAACCCCGAGGATGCCCACGGCGGACGGCTGTTCCAGATGGCCGTGGCCTCCCACCTCCAGGGGCAGGGGCTGGGCGCCCGGCTGGTGCGTACGCTGGAAGCGGAGCTGGTGCGGCGCGGCTTCACCCATGTCCACCTGCACGCGCGCGAACCGGCGGTCCCGTTCTATGAGCGACTGGGTTACGCCGTCTTCGGCGCCCCCTACACCGAGGTGGGCGTCCCCCACCGCAACATGCGCAAGACACTCGGGGCCTAG